ACCATAAGACCCACCTGCTCCTCCACCGCCCCCTTGGCTGCTTGTGATGGTGTTCTCACGTATATTGTTATTTATTGAAGAATAAAGATATATTCCACAACCAATTTCTCCCTGTCCACCTGAAGCCTGGTAACCACCCATTCCTCCTCTTCCTCCTATATTTGATAATATAATATTTGTTGCAATGATATTGCTATCTGAATCTGAAAGATGAATTCCACAACCTATACCACCAGAGGCACCTGAGATAAGTGTACTTCCATTCCCTCCTTTTCCTCCCTCATTTTGAAAAATTATATTACTTGAGATTACAGTATTTGTTGAAGAGGAAAGGTAAACTCCACAGCCTACTTCTCCCGGAAATCTGCCATCAGCCCCTTTATTGTCGTGGATAAAATTATTTGTAATCACAATTCCCAATGTATTTTTAAGATAAACCGCCTGCTTTGCATAGCCTATATCACAATATTTAATCTGGCTCCCATTTGCTCCACTTCCAGAAAGTTTGATTCCATTCCAGTCTCCAGCCATAGGCGTGGTTTGACTTGATGTAAATGTAATAGTGCCTATTGCTGTTCCAATTGCATTCAATGTACCATAGCAGATTAGAGAGGTCTCAGTGGCAAACCTTATGGTTACCCCTGGGTCAATGGTCAATTTAACCCCATCGGCTACATATACCGTCTCTGTTGCAATATATGGACTTCCTGAAAAATTCCAGGTTGTATCACCTGTAATTGTCCCAGAAACATAGGTCTCTGCCCCAGCTATTTTGCAAGCCAAAATTCCTAAAGCCATCAGACATCCAAAAATTGTCTTTCTCATTTTACTTTACCTCCCATATCTGTTTAGCTTTGCTAAACAATTG
The DNA window shown above is from bacterium and carries:
- a CDS encoding right-handed parallel beta-helix repeat-containing protein, encoding MRKTIFGCLMALGILACKIAGAETYVSGTITGDTTWNFSGSPYIATETVYVADGVKLTIDPGVTIRFATETSLICYGTLNAIGTAIGTITFTSSQTTPMAGDWNGIKLSGSGANGSQIKYCDIGYAKQAVYLKNTLGIVITNNFIHDNKGADGRFPGEVGCGVYLSSSTNTVISSNIIFQNEGGKGGNGSTLISGASGGIGCGIHLSDSDSNIIATNIILSNIGGRGGMGGYQASGGQGEIGCGIYLYSSINNNIRENTITSSQGGGGGAGGSYGSGGTRGNGYGIYLEPNSYNNTITTSNTYNNEPIFYFYGITIPTIIENQTLTLTGSGSTNLGRIVLINCSNFTIRNNTISGGIGENGYTGGNHASGGSGRIGCGIYLYNSTNTTILENTITNNQGGNGGTGGNCESGGQGGIGCGIYLYSSINNTIQGNTIASSQGGSGGGGGPYASGGQGGIGCGIYLYSSINNTIQGNTIASSQGGSGGGGGYLSG